In Aspergillus flavus chromosome 3, complete sequence, one genomic interval encodes:
- a CDS encoding lipoxygenase → MGKRIITDAMSLLRPTSTTTLTVQISKTSLFNNMLLLTFLVTCYAAGLPVFPNQAVLRPSLALPGDNSHRYSLPMFDLQPWERVDEIRLARKGYLYGSPLLGNTSFFPTGALGDAMVARDRAQWFRDVGYVTSNVYHELDQAAAALMKSLSSYEVLYKDQWVSTIPDGVAPGMLTNWTQDLLFSMERLSINPYVVRRLHPSNDHLPLDVDDHVMRDLAGGRTLAVLHQEGRLFLANHSYQAAYPKTPGRWTAACTAYFFIHPRSGDFLPLAIKTNMGSDLTYTALDDANDWLCAKMAFNMNDLFHSQLYHLAHTHDVAEPVHQTALRTMSARHPVRGYLNHLMNQAYAVRSVGEEFLFNEGGFYDSSFALPNWAGKEFTTDAYWEHAGHFRATDFYRDLATRGLLNCSYGPPLRSFPFYDTVAPMVKAIEDFTSVFVETYYPESGLMGDDHELQDWIREHLFHRPAFLPGILGMIPDISPPAASGSPRRSAGPTVCSSRRVRRIRLAGFSFPQAIQV, encoded by the exons ATGGGGAAGCGCATTATTACGGATGCTatgtctcttcttcgtccgaCTTCAACAACAACTTTGACGGTTCAAATCTCGAAGACATCTCTCTTCAATAACATGCTTCTCCTCACGTTCCTCGTTACTTGCTATGCTGCTGGGTTGCCAGTGTTTCCCAACCAAGCAGTACTCAGACCATCTCTAGCCCTTCCTGGTGACAACAGTCATCGGTATAGCTTGCCTATGTTTGACCTTCAGCCCTGGGAGCGAGTAGATGAGATTCGTCTGGCGCGCAAGGGTTACCTTTACGGCTCCCCTCTGCTCGGAAACACATCGTTCTTTCCTACCGGGGCTCTTGGGGATGCAATGGTCGCCCGGGACCGGGCTCAATGGTTCAGAGATGTGGGATATGTCACCAGTAATGTGTATCACGAGTTGGACCAGGCCGCTGCAGCATTGATGAAG TCCCTCTCTAGCTATGAAGTCCTCTACAAAGACCAATGGGTCTCTACCATCCCGGATGGAGTCGCCCCTGGGATGTTGACCAACTGGACGCAGGATCTGCTGTTCTCCATGGAACGGCTGTCCATCAATCCCTACGTGGTCCGGCGTCTCCATCCCAGTAACGACCACCTGCCCTTAGACGTTGACGACCATGTGATGCGGGATCTGGCAGGGGGTAGAACCCTGGCGGTTCTTCATCAGGAAGGGCGCCTCTTTCTCGCTAATCACTCCTACCAGGCCGCGTATCCCAAGACACCCGGACGCTGGACAGCCGCCTGCACTGCCTACTTCTTTATTCATCCTCGTTCCGGGGATTTCCTTCCACTGGCTATCAAGACCAACATGGGCAGTGACCTTACTTATACCGCGCTGGATGACGCCAATGACTGGCTTTGTGCGAAGATGGCCTTTAACATGAACGACCTGTTTCACTCGCAGTTATACCATCTAGCACATACACATGATGTAGCAGAGCCTGTCCACCAGACGGCCTTGCGGACCATGAGTGCTCGTCATCCTGTCCGTGGATACCTTAATCACT TGATGAACCAAGCGTATGCTGTTCGATCCGTCGGCGAGGAGTTTCTGTTCAACGAAGGAGGCTTCTACGATAGTTCCTTCGCGCTTCCCAACTGGGCAGGCAAGGAATTCACCACCGATGCTTACTGGGAGCATGCGGGTCACTTCCGGGCCACGGACTTCTACCGGGATTTGGCGACCCGTGGCCTACTCAACTGCTCATACGGGCCTCCGCTGCGCTCATTCCCGTTCTACGACACAGTCGCACCCATGGTAAAAGCCATTGAAGACTTCACCAGCGTGTTCGTTGAGACCTATTACCCGGAAAGCGGCCTCATGGGCGATGACCACGAGCTACAGGATTGGATCCGGGAGCACCTGTTTCACCGTCCAGCCTTTCTTCCGGGCATCCTCGGCATGATCCCAGACATCTCTCCA CCCGCGGCGTCGGGATCCCCTCGCCGGAGCGCGGGGCCGACCGTGTGCTCGTCCAGGAGGGTGCGGCGCATAAGGCTGGCCGGGTTCTCGTTCCCGCAAGCGATCCAGGTGTAG
- a CDS encoding putative toxin biosynthesis peroxidase: MKVITIIWLWLITAHCYPGRMDWDYAVQRHQQVLQGDTDRGFGLNEPFIPTTAHILPEKKPFPIDESVHYYERHFSGSGPDGTYRRSSCPAVNALANRGYINRTGRNISYSELTHAVRRVWNFADDNVTPPSLSSIRRPFPEGDQNLGRDICPMKARFQREDCGQGELEHRKCIV, from the coding sequence ATGAAagtcatcaccatcatctggTTATGGCTTATCACTGCCCACTGCTACCCTGGTAGGATGGACTGGGATTACGCTGTTCAACGCCACCAGCAAGTCCTCCAAGGGGACACTGACCGCGGGTTTGGCTTGAACGAGCCATTCATCCCAACTACCGCTCATATTCTCCCCGAGAAGAAGCCTTTCCCAATTGACGAATCAGTCCACTACTACGAGAGACATTTCAGCGGCTCAGGGCCGGACGGAACTTACCGTCGCTCTTCGTGCCCCGCGGTAAATGCGTTGGCCAACCGGGGCTACATTAACCGAACTGGACGGAATATCAGCTACTCTGAGCTGACGCATGCCGTTCGCCGGGTCTGGAACTTTGCCGATGATAATGTGACTCCTCCATCCCTCTCAAGCATTCGGAGACCTTTTCCCGAGGGGGATCAGAATCTTGGTCGAGACATCTGTCCAATGAAGGCCCGCTTCCAACGGGAAGATTGTGGCCAAGGGGAGCTGGAACATAGGAAGTGTATTGTATGA
- a CDS encoding putative carbon-nitrogen family hydrolase — protein sequence MPPYCKIAVIQLYVKPLKPADNFARAVQFIREAAAQGCHLAVLPEFHLTNWIPTDPRFAPLCDDWESYVHRYQALAKECNICIVPGSIVRPVSASPQETSTSSTEPDGKPAPALENVAFFISNTGETLGSYVKKNLWGPTERAYLRSSGDSPHEVISTPFGPVGLLVCWDLAFPEAWRELVSRGAKIIIVPTLWTRSGASEAGHRQNPSAPSLFLDSILTARTFENTCAVVFANAGGPPGRNYCGLSQINIPYAGPLVRLGTAAEGMGVATLDLAVLEDAEANYAIRKDLADPSWHYKHTQRIPAEPSKGKL from the exons ATGCCGCCGTACTGCAAGATAGCTGTCATCCAGCTGTATGTCAAG CCCCTCAAACCGGCCGACAACTTCGCTCGGGCGGTACAATTCATCCGCGAGGCCGCTGCCCAGGGTTGTCATTTGGCCGTGCTGCCAGAATTCCACTTGACGAACTGGATTCCGACCGATCCGCGTTTTGCACCCTTGTGTGATGATTGGGAGAGCTACGTACATCGGTATCAGGCCCTAGCCAAAGAGTGCAATATCTGCATTGTACCGGGGTCCATCGTGCGCCCTGTATCAGCGTCTCCACAGGAAacatcaacctcatccacagAACCCGACGGCAAGCCCGCCCCCGCCTTGGAGAATGTCGCTTTCTTCATATCCAACACCGGCGAAACCCTAGGGTCCTACGTGAAAAAGAATCTTTGGGGTCCTACCGAGCGAGCGTACCTTCGCTCCTCCGGCGACAGCCCGCACGAAGTCATCTCGACCCCCTTTGGCCCTGTAGGCCTCCTCGTTTGCTGGGATCTGGCCTTCCCTGAAGCCTGGAGAGAACTGGTATCCCGCGGAGCAAAGATCATTATCGTGCCCACCTTGTGGACTCGCAGCGGAGCCTCCGAGGCTGGTCATCGTCAGAACCCGTCAGCGCCATCCCTGTTTCTCGATAGTATCCTGACCGCGCGTACCTTTGAGAATACTTGCGCGGTGGTCTTCGCCAATGCAGGCGGGCCTCCAGGTAGGAACTACTGTGGCCTTTCCCAAATCAACATCCCCTATGCCGGTCCGCTGGTTCGTTTGGGCACTGCAGCCGAAGGCATGGGCGTCGCCACTCTGGATTTAGCGGTGCTAGAGGATGCAGAAGCAAACTACGCCATCCGGAAGGATTTAGCAGACCCTTCCTGGCACTACAAGCATACCCAAAGAATCCCTGCCGAGCCTTCGAAAGGGAAACTATAG
- a CDS encoding hemolysin-III related-domain-containing protein, protein MLLSKLATLVTLELLSLSLSLYIYISGPWPSCGLKHTAVFPQESFLNPIVMASLRLALTCFLTPSPPKATENFHAANTEPPQKKQVFHASEIPEWMQWDPYIQHGYRTQLNSFKQCFLSLFYMHNESVNTWSHIVLEISFLILLLAIDYWIAQLPFKVPFSDMLAIQSYVAGTAGCLVFSAAFHTTNAHSPEVARAFLKLDYFGIVLTISTTCISVAYFTSTLQLAYILFTVLCAAMVFCITLDVGMDGARAGPWRATVFLLLAASDLAPIFHVGWNEGKCGLFRIPLDSLTVTCSSYAIGTLAYVTRFPERYWPGRFDLIVCPNIRCYTDCD, encoded by the exons ATGCTCCTGAGCAAACTCGCAACGCTCGTCACTTTGGAGctactctctctctctctctctttatatatatatatatcgggTCCTTGGCCATCCTGTGGGCTTAAGCATACAGCAGTCTTTCCACAAGAGTCATTCTTAAATCCCATTGTCATGGCGTCCCTCAGACTCGCCTTAACCTGTTTCCTGACACCATCGCCTCCAAAGGCGACAGAGAACTTTCATGCTGCAAATACTGAACCTCCTCAAAAGAAACAGGTATTTCATGCCTCTGAGATACCCGAGTGGATGCAGTGGGATCCATACATCCAGCACGGGTACCGGACCCAGTTGAATAGTTTCAAACAATGCTTCTTGTCGCTGTTCTACATGCACAATGAATCCGTCAACACCTGGTCCCATATAGTTCTCGAAATCTCTTTCCTAATCTTACTTCTCGCGATCGACTACTGGATTGCCCAGCTGCCCTTCAAAGTGCCATTCTCAGACATGCTGGCCATTCAATCATATGTTGCCGGGACAGCAGGATGCCTGGTCTTCTCG GCTGCCTTTCACACCACGAATGCTCATTCCCCGGAGGTCGCTCGCGCTTTCCTGAAGCTAGACTACTTTGGGATCGTGCTGACCATCTCGACGACCTGTATCTCGGTGGCCTATTTCACGTCAACGCTACAACTCGCCTATATCCTCTTCACGGTTCTCTGCGCCGCCATGGTCTTTTGCATCACGTTAGATGTTGGGATGGATGGTGCCCGTGCAGGTCCATGGAG AGCAACggtgtttcttctcctcgctgCCAGCGACTTAGCCCCCATCTTTCACGTCGGTTGGAATGAAGGTAAATGTGGACTTTTTCGCATACCACTCGATAGCCTCACGGTCACCTGTTCGTCGTATGCCATCGGCACCCTGGCATATGTCACCCGGTTTCCGGAGAGATATTGGCCGGGTAGATTCGATCTCATCGTATGTCCTAACATACGCTGCTATACAGACTGTGACTAA
- a CDS encoding pyridoxamine 5'-phosphate oxidase-domain-containing protein, with translation MAPQAPWRSLFQSHLTQNSSTSFTLSTVDHDSQNRPVPRSRTCEFRGFWPSPQLHDKAVEALNSQGIGQNPAVYESDMISLTTDVRMEKVGQLDSSANVVEGIFWLTDVGNQWRVKGEAFVIGDPKGGAHEEAARKEIQTGMNVTGKDADVSEWTWERQVTAYFANHSPVMRGWFVPIFLSKRGRGVD, from the coding sequence atGGCCCCTCAAGCCCCATGGCGCTCTCTCTTCCAGTCTCATCTGACTCAAAACTCCTCCACTTCCTTTACTCTCTCGACCGTCGACCACGACTCTCAGAACAGGCCCGTGCCGCGCTCGCGAACCTGTGAGTTTCGTGGTTTCTGGCCAAGCCCGCAGCTCCATGATAAGGCTGTTGAGGCGCTAAATAGCCAGGGCATTGGCCAGAACCCCGCAGTGTATGAGAGCGATATGATCTCGCTTACGACTGATGTTCGGATGGAGAAGGTCGGGCAGCTTGATTCTTCTGCAAACGTTGTGGAGGGTATCTTCTGGTTGACGGATGTTGGGAACCAGTGGCGTGTGAAGGGGGAGGCGTTTGTGATCGGGGACCCGAAGGGTGGAGCGCATGAGGAGGCGGCTAGGAAGGAGATTCAGACGGGGATGAACGTAACAGGCAAGGATGCGGATGTGAGTGAATGGACCTGGGAGAGGCAGGTAACGGCTTATTTTGCGAATCATTCGCCTGTTATGAGAGGTTGGTTTGTCCCTATTTTTCTATCGAAAAGAGGGCGAGGCGTTGACTGA
- a CDS encoding U2-associated snRNP A, whose product MRLTVELIQNSLSYINPLKDRELDLRGHKIPAIENLGIAKDQDAIDFTDNDISTLGNFPFFPRLHTLLLARNRVKHIQPSLATSVPNLANLVLTSNHMTELADLDPLRNLTKLTHLVLLENPITRKEHYRYWVIWRIPSVRFLDYQKVKDAEREKAQELFGTAEEPSALASKIMGIKSRTFDIPSGSLADRAPADKAVRVQLTEAERKRVEKMIREARSLQEIARLEKELNEGRIPGGALDAAEDPDQMQT is encoded by the exons ATGCGATTGACCGTCGAGCTCATCCAAAATTCCCTGTCGTACATCAACCCGCTCAAGGATCGCGAATTAGATCTCCGAG GGCACAAAATACCCGCGATTGAGAACTTGGGTATTGCCAAG GATCAAGATGCAATCGACTTCACAGATAACGATATCTCCACCCTTGGGaacttccctttctttccccgccTCCACACCCTTCTCCTCGCCCGGAATCGAGTCAAGCACATCCAGCCCTCGCTAGCAACTTCCGTGCCCAACTTGGCCAATCTTGTATTAACATCGAACCATATGACCGAGCTCGCCGACTTGGATCCGCTGCGCAACCTGACGAAGTTGACCCATTTGGTGTTGTTGGAGAACCCTATTACCCGGAAAGAG CACTACCGGTATTGGGTCATCTGGAGGATCCCTAGCGTGCGCTTCCTGGACTACCAGAAGGTAAAGGACGCTGAGCGTGAGAAGGCCCAGGAACTCTTCGGAACCGCCGAGGAACCATCGGCACTAGCCTCCAAGATCATGGGCATCAAGTCCCGCACATTCGACATCCCATCCGGAAGCCTAGCAGACAGGGCACCCGCCGACAAGGCCGTCAGAGTCCAGCTGACCGAGGCCGAGAGAAAACGCGTCGAGAAGATGATCCGCGAAGCAAGGAGCTTACAAGAGATCGCGAGACTGGAAAAGGAATTGAACGAAGGTCGGATACCGGGAGGCGCGCTCGATGCGGCCGAGGACCCGGATCAAATGCAGACGTAA
- a CDS encoding putative nucleoside diphosphatase (nucleoside diphosphatase): MGKWHYGVVLDAGSSGTRVYVYRWLDNAVARKGADSKDLRSLPEIKTKPEWTKKIHPGVSSFADRPEEVGSQHLAELLEHAQTIVPPDAIKDTPIFLLATAGMRLLGDVQRNLLLEQICSYARANSDFLLPDCDVHIQVIPGVTEGLYGWIAANYLLGSFNAPEQHDHGKGHHTYGFLDMGGASAQIAYAPNSTETQKHASDLTLLRLRNVDGSTQEHKVFVTSWLEFGVHEARRRYLESMQAASAVDSAKELPDPCLPSGLRTTLDGKPFTSKQEGGMHLVGTGKFDECLRQTYPLLDKDAPCLDQPCLLHGIHAPAIDFDVNHFIGISEYWHTTHDVFEMGHKDKAYDFNTYQQRVESFCSQDWETIAKGIDDHKWKKLNHEKASEVCFKASWIINVLHNGIGVPRVGLEDTTSSGHNGTKEVITHAQEKGYLDPFQAVNKIDSTEVSWTLGKMVLYASSQVPVEIEEKALPVGFGSNVAGIPNDFQYPSTELLPNSEGLHGANWHDALLNARSSRRVPGLVLFLLIIIMMVFFLCGRRSRMFHKISNLFGGRSHPSYPKKRKFFGGKLPFFGPRSPSYERVLEDGANEFDLGGIVSGRSSLDVNRLSDTETASFLPPKRASSWGSPTPSLKFGLDNSSSGTIGLGITAGSGINAMDRAGLVVRTESRDHLAPIALGPTSNGRRSRAGSPSRSHPHRSPIMTPLSHDE; this comes from the exons ATGGGCAAAT GGCACTACGGAGTTGTCCTCGACGCAGGCTCGTCT GGGACGAGAGTCTACGTTTATCGATGGTTGGACAACGCTGTTGCGCGCAAAGGGGCAGATTCGAAGGATCTGCGATCTTTGCCGGAAATCAAAACGAAGCCAGAATGGACCAAGAAGATACATCCAG GAGTGTCTTCATTTGCCGACAGACCGGAAGAGGTTGGATCGCAACATCTCGCAGAACTGCTGGAACACGCTCAGACAATCGTGCCCCCTGATGCGATCAAGGACACCCCGATCTTTCTTCTGGCCACTGCCGGGATGCGATTATTAGGCGATGTGCAACGAAACCTTCTCCTGGAACAGATTTGCTCCTATGCGCGTGCCAACTCCGACTTCTTGTTGCCTGATTGTGACGTCCACATCCAGGTCATTCCTGGAGTGACGGAAGGTCTGTATGGATGGATCGCCGCCAACTACCTTCTGGGCAGTTTCAATGCACCTGAACAGCATGACCATGGTAAAGGCCATCATACTTATGGCTTTTTGGACATGGGAGGAGCCTCGGCGCAAATTGCATATGCTCCTAACTCGACAGAGACACAAAAGCATGCCAGTGACTTGACGCTGCTGCGCCTACGCAATGTGGATGGCTCAACGCAAGAGCATAAAGTTTTCGTCACCTCATGGCTTGAGTTTGGCGTGCACGAGGCGCGACGACGCTATCTTGAGTCTATGCAAGCAGCAAGTGCGGTCGATAGCGCCAAGGAACTCCCTGACCCTTGTCTTCCCAGTGGTCTCCGAACTACACTTGACGGGAAGCCCTTTACATCGAAACAGGAAGGCGGAATGCACCTCGTGGGTACCGGAAAGTTCGATGAGTGCTTACGGCAAACGTACCCGTTGTTAGATAAAGATGCACCCTGTCTAGATCAGCCCTGTCTCCTCCATGGTATTCACGCTCCCGCCATTGACTTTGATGTCAACCATTTCATCGGCATTAGCGAGTATTGGCATACAACGCATGACGTTTTCGAAATGGGCCATAAGGATAAAGCATACGATTTCAACACCTATCAGCAGCGTGTGGAGTCTTTTTGTTCGCAGGACTGGGAAACTATCGCCAAGGGTATAGACGACCATAAATGGAAGAAACTCAACCATGAGAAGGCCTCTGAGGTTTGCTTCAAGGCTTCCTGGATCATCAATGTTCTGCATAACGGCATCGGAGTTCCACGTGTGGGATTGGAGGACACAACAAGCTCGGGACACAACGGCACGAAGGAGGTCATTACACACGCGCAAGAGAAAGGTTACCTCGATCCCTTCCAGGCAGTCAACAAAATCGACTCCACTGAAGTCAGCTGGACCCTAGGCAAGATGGTTTTGTACGCATCCTCCCAGGTTCCTGTGGAGATAGAAGAGAAGGCACTGCCCGTTGGGTTCGGTAGCAATGTCGCCGGCATTCCCAACGACTTCCAATATCCTAGCACTGAGTTGTTGCCAAATTCTGAGGGTCTCCATGGCGCGAATTGGCATGACGCTCTTCTCAACGCGAGATCGTCCCGCAGAGTTCCAGGACTTGTGCTGTTCCTTCTCATCATAATCatgatggttttctttctctgcggCCGCCGCTCACGGATGTTCCACAAGATCAGCAACCTCTTCGGAGGGCGGTCCCACCCTAGTTACCCGAAGAAGCGCAAGTTCTTCGGTGGGAAGTTGCCATTCTTTGGTCCCAGAAGCCCCTCCTATGAGCGTGTTCTTGAAGACGGTGCAAACGAGTTCGACCTGGGTGGAATTGTCTCCGGACGCAGTTCGCTGGATGTAAACCGCCTGTCGGATACTGAAACAGCAAGCTTCCTGCCTCCCAAGCGAGCATCAAGCTGGGGCAGCCCCACGCCCAGTCTAAAATTTGGGCTAGACAATTCTTCATCCGGGACCATTGGGCTTGGAATCACCGCTGGCTCCGGTATCAACGCTATGGATCGCGCAGGTCTGGTGGTGAGGACTGAAAGTCGGGACCATCTTGCTCCTATAGCACTGGGCCCTACGTCGAACGGCCGACGCTCCAGGGCAGGCAGTCCCTCGAGATCCCACCCACACAGATCACCCATCATGACACCACTGTCCCATGATGAATGA
- a CDS encoding ammonia permease (ammonium transporter 1) → MVAQPVYNASMPEGGDPTRVDVNAQYAGLEYNYIYITACTFIVFLILPGIAFLYSGLTRRKSALALLFQGFMILAVVTFQWLFWGYSLAYSRDGGPFIGTLQNFGLMNVMVAPSPGSAVLPEIVFCLFQLLFCACTVMILAGGAFERGNILPSLIFSFFWATIVYCPLARWTWSSNGWLYKFGAIDFAGGGPVHIASGCAALAYALVLGKRLHHGEASPRKPHNTTLVFLGTVLIWTGWLGFNGGSSLNASMRAMVAVFNTNTAGCTGILGWVLVDMIKHRGRFSVVGACEGAIAGLVGITPAAGCVSLWLAACIGFITGIVCSSLQNINDWLRVDEGMDVFKLHGVGGIVGAFLTGLFASESISALDGASLTGGAIDGNGIQVGRQLAEICAIAGYSFTVSYILLFILKYIPGMRLRVDEESEMMGLDRAQFFDEQIGDWSIAHGTSSPMLMGVSKEPSASKDEQTVKTPGV, encoded by the exons ATGGTCGCG CAGCCGGTGTACAATGCTTCTATGCCGGAAGGGGGCGATCCAACAAGAGTCGACGTCAATGCACAATATGCGGGATTGGAGTAcaattatatctatatcacCGCCTGCACCTTTATTGTCTTCTTAATCCTGCCTGGGATCGCCTTCCTCTACAGTGGATTAACACGGCGGAAGTCCGCATTGGCCCTCCTCTTCCAAGGCTTTATGATCCTTGCGGT TGTCACATTCCAATGGTTGTTCTGGGGGTATTCTCTAGCGTATTCCAGAGATGGAGGACCATTTATCGGCACGCTGCAGAATTTTGGACTGATGAACGTCATGGTGGCACCCTCTCCCGGTTCCGCCGTGCTTCCGGAGATCGTCTTCTGCCTATTCCAGCTTCTTTTCTGCGCTTGCACG GTAATGATCCTTGCGGGCGGCGCCTTTGAACGAGGCAACATTTTGCCGTCTCtgatcttcagcttcttctgggcCACGATCGTCTATTGCCCCTTAGCCAGGTGGACATGGAGCAGCAACGGTTGGCTTTACAAATTCGGGGCTATAGACttcgctggtggtggtcCCGTCCATATAGCTTCGGGCTGTGCCGCTTTAGCATACGCGCTGGTTCTCGGGAAGCGGTTACACCATGGAGAAGCCTCGCCGCGCAAACCCCACAACACAACGTTGGTATTTCTCGGAACAGTTCTCATCTGGACAGGATGGCTTGGGTTCAAC GGTGGATCGAGTCTTAATGCCAGTATGCGTGCTATGGTGGCCGTCTTCAACACCAATACGGCGGGATGCACGGGGATCCTGGGATGGGTCCTAGTCGATATGATCAAACACAGGGGTAGATTCTCTGTGGTTGGGGCCTGCGAAGGCGCCATTGCCGGTCTCGTAGGGATCACACCAGCTGCCGGCTGTGTTTCTCTTTGGCTGGCGGCTTGTATTGGGTTCATTACCGGCATCGTCTGTTCATCACTCCAGAATATTAATGATTGGCTCAGGGTTGACGAGGGCATGGATGTCTTCAAGCTTCACGGAGTTGGTGGCATAGTAGGCGCCTTCTTGACGGGGCTTTTCGCAAGTGAATCCATTTCAGCCCTGGATGGGGCCAGTCTTACTGGCGGCGCTATTGATGGCAACGGAATTCAGGTCGGCAGACAGCTTGCTGAGATCTGTGCTATCGCCGGATACTCCTTTACTGTGTCCTACATCTTGCTCTTCATTCTCAAGTACATCCCTGGGATGCGTCTACGGGTGGATGAGGAGTCGGAGATGATGGGTCTCGACCGGGCACAGTTCTTTGACGAACAGATCGGTGACTGGTCAATAGCACATGGCACGAGCAGTCCGATGTTGATGGGGGTGTCCAAAGAGCCATCTGCGTCAAAAGATGAGCAAACAGTGAAAACACCAGGAGTCTAG
- a CDS encoding ASST-domain-containing protein, with product MWHTNKVSFLNLFTLILGAVESSAQSSTQWPQQTFKSTPLEAPYLNVTKNGKTELGYLFFSPSNSNWSYPTIYQDDGQLVWRGPLVNTSAEQPQMLNGEPVLAYWNGANIKGFGFGSISILNSSYDEIYKVTLPGTEEKFVTVLDPVTYPSYIDIHESQITDQGTILVTAVNVTQMDLSSIGGPKDGWVQDGLFYEIDIKTNDVLFRWSTVEHLSEIPLSNNELPLEGKGTNKTTPYEYPHLNSVAKYGDSYLISSRFMCSFFFIDKNGNVTWHLHGQKGGDFTLTPGTSFCYQHDPRFESQTEDKITIHFHNNENADFTSETVMTTGMTIALDMKTKIVTLVDKLWDAEQPVYAESQGSYQNLTNGHVLMQHGAVPKLEEYDENGALVMRAWFGYHGGTKTYRGYRFPWVGKPRTKPDVAACSTEGKIVVYVSWNGATDVQEWKVLGGSEEGQMKKVTVVPRNGFETRIAVDEVVEKVVVEAVGGVGDGRRSEVVTVGQSC from the exons ATGTGGCACACGAATAAGGTCAGCTTTCTTAACCTCTTCACCCTTATACTAGGGGCTGTGGAATCCTCTGCTCAATCTTCAACTCAATGGCCCCAACAAACCTTCAAGAGTACCCCACTCGAAGCACCATACCTAAACGTCACCAAGAATGGCAAGACAGAGCTGGGCTacctctttttctccccaTCAAACAGTAACTGGAGCTATCCAACCATCTACCAAGATGACGGACAACTCGTCTGGCGAGGTCCATTGGTCAACACGTCAGCCGAACAGCCGCAAATGCTGAACGGCGAGCCCGTCCTCGCCTACTGGAATGGCGCGAACATTAAgggcttcggcttcggctcCATCAGCATCCTAAACAGCTCCTATGACGAGATCTACAAAGTCACCCTCCCAGGCACGGAGGAGAAATTCGTCACCGTCCTGGACCCCGTGACATATCCCTCCTACATCGACATCCACGAAAGCCAGATCACAGACCAGGGAACAATCCTCGTAACAGCCGTAAACGTTACACAGATGGACCTCTCCTCAATTGGCGGACCCAAAGACGGCTGGGTGCAGGACGGTCTCTTCTACGAAATCGACATCAAGACCAACGATGTTCTCTTCCGCTGGAGTACCGTCGAGCATCTCTCCGAGATTCCTCTTTCCAACAACGAACTCCCTCTCGAGGGTAAGGGGACGAATAAGACCACCCCCTACGAATACCCGCACCTGAACTCGGTAGCCAAATACGGTGATTCCTACCTGATCTCCTCCCGATTCATGTgcagtttctttttcatcGACAAGAACGGCAACGTTACCTGGCATTTGCAC GGCCAAAAAGGCGGAGACTTCACTCTAACCCCAGGCACAAGCTTCTGCTACCAGCACGACCCACGCTTCGAAAGTCAAACAGAAGACAAAATAACCATCCACTTCCACAACAACGAAAACGCCGATTTCACGTCCGAAACCGTGATGACAACGGGCATGACCATCGCCCTAGacatgaagacgaagatcgTAACCCTTGTCGACAAGCTCTGGGACGCTGAGCAGCCCGTCTACGCTGAGTCCCAAGGTAGCTATCAGAACCTGACCAACGGACACGTGCTGATGCAGCATGGCGCGGTCCCGAAGCTAGAGGAGTATGATGAGAACGGTGCGTTGGTTATGAGAGCGTGGTTCGGGTATCACGGCGGCACCAAGACGTACAGAGGCTATCGGTTCCCGTGGGTTGGGAAGCCCAGGACGAAGCCGGATGTAGCTGCTTGTTCTACGGAGGGGAAGATAGTGGTTTATGTTAGTTGGAATGGGGCGACGGATGTGCAGGAGTGGAAGGTTTTGGGTGGATCAGAGGAAGgacagatgaagaaggtcacAGTGGTGCCTAGGAATGGGTTTGAGACTCGAATTGCTGTGGAtgaggtggtggagaaggttgttgttgaggctGTCGGTGGAGTGGGTGATGGGAGGAGATCGGAGGTCGTTACCGTTGGGCAGAGTTGTTGA